The region AGGATAGTATAGGTAAAAAGGACGGTAAACCATACTGGGATACTGTAGAAACATTCCTCATATTTGCTGACTCAAGATTCAGAAGAAATAAAGGTGATACATACAGAGAGGCATTCCTTAAAAAGGCTAAATTCTTTGCGTACGTTGACTGGAGAATGAACTCAACTGCTCAGTATGCTGATATCGTTCTTCCTGCAAAGTCTATGTATGAGGTATGGGATATAAGAACAAACCCTGGATACCACAGATATGCCAATATGGCTCAGCCGCCACAGAATCTTAAACCTGTTGGAGAATCAAAATCGGAATGGGAGATCTGTACACTTATAGTTGAGAAACTTGAGGAGATAGCAAAGAAGAAGTATGAGGAAACAGGAGATGAGAGATACATAAAAATACCTGATCCAACGCACTCTAAAACAGGATACAGAGAGCTTGATAAGGTTGTTAAGGAGTTCACACTTGACGGACATCTCAGAACTGATAAAGATGCTGTTCATCTTGCACTTGAAAATGTTGAGCAGTTTAAACCTAACACATTTGAGACTGTAAGAAAGAGAGGAGGTTTCCTCCAGCTTAACGAAAAAGGTGGAAAAACATCTCCACTTTATCCAGATAAACCTTACAACTCTTTTGAGAACAACCTTTACCTCTTTGAAAGATTTGAAACACTTTCAGGAAGATTAACCTACTATGTTGATCATGATCTCTGGATTGAGGCAGGAGTAGCAGTACCTACAGCGCATGAGCCTATAAGACCAAGAAGATATCCGTTTGTACTGATGTCACCACACGCAAGATGGTCGATACACTCAACATACAAAACATCAACAATACTTATGAGACTCCAAAGGGGTGTTCCTTACGTTATGATAAATCCAGAGATAGCTGAGAAGAAGGGAATAAAAGATGGTGACGAGATAAAAGTATTTAACGACCTTGGTGAGTTTTACGCCATGGCAAAGGTTTATCCATCATGTCCTAAGGATGCGATCATAATAGAGCATGGATGGGAACCTTTCATGTTCAAAGGCAATAAATCTCACAACACTGTTGTTGCTTCTCCATTAAATCTTCTTGAGCTTTCAGACGGATGGGGACATCTGAAGTTTGGTGGAAACTGGGATGGTAATCAGCACGCATACACAACATCTGTGGATATAGAAAAAGCATAACAAGGAGGTAAAGATAGATGTCTAAAAGACAGCTTGCGATGGTTATGGATTTAAATAAATGTATAGGATGTCAGACATGTACAGTTGCCTGCAAAACACAGTGGACAAACAGAAACGGCAGGGAGTACATGTACTGGAACAATGTTGAAACACAGCCTGGAACAGGATATCCAAGGAACTGGATGGAAGCAGGAGGTGGATTTGATTCTGAAGGGAATCTGAAAGACGGTATTATCCCTGATATGGTTCTTGATTATGGTGTTCCGTGGGATTATAACCATGATGAGCTTTTTGGTAATGCTGATCAGACAGTTCTTTCACCTAATACTGACCCTGTTTGGGGACCTAACTGGGATGAGGATGTGGGAGAAGGAGACTGGCCGAACTCATACTTCTTCTATCTCCCAAGGATATGCAACCACTGTTCAAACCCCGGCTGTCTTGCTGCATGTCCAAGGGAAGCGATATTCAAAAGAGAGCAGGATGGTATAGTTCTCGTTGATCTTGATAGATGTCAGGGATACAGATACTGTATAGCAGGTTGTCCTTATAAAAAGATCTACTTTAATCCAAAAATATCAAAATCAGAAAAATGTATATTCTGTTTCCCAAGAATAGAAAGGGGACTTCCACCGGCATGTGCCCATCAGTGTGTTGGTAGAATAAGATTTGTAGGATTCCTTGATGATCAGGAATCTCAGGTTTACAAACTTGTCCATAAGTACAAGGTCGCACTTCCCCTCAGACCAGATTTTGGAACACAGCCAAACGTTTACTATGTTCCACCTCTTGAAGGTCCACCGAAGTTTGATGACGAAGGAAAGCCAATAGAGGGAAGTGGAAGAATACCTGTTGAGTTCCTTGAAAAACTTTTCGGACCGGAAGTTCATCAGGCTCTTAAAACACTTAAAGAAGAGATGGAGAAAAGAAAGAGAGGAGAAGAATCAGAACTTATGGATATTCTTATAGCTTACAACCATGCTGACATGTTCAGACTTGATGAGAACTACTACCAGGGTATAGCTGAGCAGAAAGGCCTTAAAGGAACGGAGTTCTTCAGAATTATTGATGAGAGGTACATTCAGGGGGCTAACACGCAGAAAGTAGAGGTAAAACAGTACTTTAATGTATCCGGTGTAAATCACAAAGAAAACCATTAAAAGAAGGATTAAGGAGGAAAGAGATAATGAATAGAGGCTTAAAAGCTGGGTTACTTGGATTATCACTGATAGCCTTCACAGCTACAGCCGGAGAAAAGGAGTTTTTTAAGTACGAGGTTATAAATGGAAAGTACGTTGAGGGAGAGATATCCGCTGATCCGGATGATAAGATCTGGAAAACGGCAAGAGGTAAAGATGTTTATCTCTACCCTCAGATAACTGTAAGGCTGAACGATAAAAAGGCAAACAGCCTGATACCAAAGAAGAAAAAGGTAACAGCAAGAGTTAAAGTTGTTTATAACAGTAAAAATATAGCTGTTTATGTAAGATGGAAGGATGATACACCTTCTATCCAGCCTGTTTACGATACAGATGCCTTTGGTGATGGTGTCAGTGTTGAGTTTCCAAACAGGTTTGGAAAAGGTATATCACTGCCGTATGTTGGGATGGGTGATGAGAACCATCCTGTAACTGTGTATCTCCAGAAAAATGTGGCAGGAAGGGATTACCAGAAGGTATTTATCTCTAAAGGTTTTGGATCGCTGACGGAGATAGAGGAAGATGGTGTTGAGATATCAATGAAGTACAATGAAGAAACGAAGGAATGGACAGCTGTTTTCAAAAGACCTTTAAAAACGGATATCAGCAATCTGAAATCAGGTCTCGTACCAGTTGCTTTTGCAATCTGGGATGGAGATAAATACGAGAGAGACGGAAACAAGGTTCTTTCAAGATGGAAGTTTATAAAACTCGGAAAGTTCCCTATAAATGAGGATTATGTAAAGTATGTATCCTGGGGAACACCTTATATTGACTGGTATAGAAAGGACAGAAAAGAGGATATAGGAGATCCTGTAAGAGGTAAAAAGCTTGCTATAGAAAATGGCTGTAACTCCTGCCACAGATTTGATGACCAGAGGATAGCCCCTGCCGGTATGGCTCCTGACCTGTCAAATATAGGAGTTATAGCAAATGCTGTATATATAAAAGAATCCATAATCAACCCTAACGATGTGATAATCAGAAACCTGAATCTTAACAGACATTACAACAAAGGGGCACAGCCTGATAAATTCAGAGCATACCCTAACAACGATATGTACCAGTGGTACATAATGATGGATGGCAAAAGACAGTCAAAGATGCCGCCTTTTGATTATCTATCCCAGCAAGATATAAACGATATAGTAGCCTATCTAAAAACATTAAAAAGCTGGAAAAAATTTAAGTAGCCGGAGGTATAGGAATGAAAAGGATATTTGCATACATACTCAGCCTTGCATTTCTTTTCTCAGTAAGTCCGGCTGTGGTTTATGCACAGCAGGATGTAGCCGTAGATGAATCTGAAGATGATGAAGAAGATACAGTTGAACTTACAAGTGCCGTTATAACCGCTCTCTCCTGTGCAAAAGAAGCTGAGGAAAGTGGAGAGTTTGAGGTTCTGTCTTCATGCCCACCTATAAAAGCCTGGGAAGGTGTTGAGGATATATATACTCAGCCTCCAAAGATAGTTGTTTTTGATGTTACTGAAGGAGAGTACTACTACGTTCAGGCTTCAAAAGACAGTGTTTACTACTCTGATCTTCTTGAGGGTTTTGGTGGAAGTATAGATGGTGAAGGTTCTTTTGTTGGAGAGAAAGACGGGATAAAGGTTGTTAAGTTTGAGGAGTTTGAGATAACACCTAAACCTAAACCAGGATTCTTTAAAGGCTGTCTTTAATAAATACATAAGGAGGGTTATCTATGAGACTGGGCTTTTTGGTTGATCTAAGTAGATGTATGGGGTGTATGGCCTGTGCTGTTGCCTGTAAGGCAGAGAATGACGTTCCGCTACACAGCTGGAGGTTAAGGGTTAAGTACATAGATCAGGGTGAGTTTCCGGATGTAAAAAGGCATTTTGTTCCTTTAAGGTGCAATCACTGTGAAAACGCACCATGTGAAAGGATATGTCCTGTAGGAGCTCTCCACTACCTGCCAAACGGGATTGTGAATGTGGATCACAACAGATGTATAGGATGTGCTTCATGTATGATGGCATGTCCATACAACGCTATATACCTTGATCCTGTAACCAACTCAGCTGACAAATGTACATACTGTGCACACAGAATTGAAGTTGGAATGATGCCTGCATGTGTGGTTGCTTGTCCAACACATGCGAACATCTTTGGAGACCTTGATGATCCTGAGAGTGAGATATCAAAATACCTTAAATCACACAGGGATGTTATGGTGAGAAAGCCTGAACTTGGCACAAAACCAAAACATTTCTACGTTAGAGGTTCAACTGTTGCTCTTGATCCTCTTGCTTCTGAAAGACCTGAAGGATTTACACTGTTTACAGAAGTTAAGTTTTTAGACCATATAGGAGGGCATTAATAATGTTAGGAGCTGAAGTTACCTTTGATGTTGCATTACCTAAGGTTATATGGGGATGGCTTGTTTCAACAAATATGTGGGCTAAAAGTATAGCCACAGGTACGTTCCTTGTTGGACTTTACTTTGTGATCAGATATCCTGAAAAGGACAACTTCTTCAGAAAATGGATTCCTATCCTTGGACTTATATTCATAGGTATAACTTTACTTGTTACAGTTCTTGATCTTCACCATATGTTCAGATTCTGGAAGATATTTGTTCATGCCCACTTCACATCAGCTGTAACACTTGGGGCATGGGTTGTTTCAGGATTTGTGATAGTTCTTCTTTTATCTTTCTGGTCATGGGCAACAGGAAACAGAAAACTGTTTGACAGAATAATGATCCCTGGATTCATACTTGCATTTTTCTCAACAATATACACAGCAGGTATTATGGGACAGGCAACAGGAAGGGAGATATGGGTTTTTCCTGCTGAGATGATATCAATGCTTTTAAGTGCGACACTTGCAGGATCTGCAGCATTCCTCTTTATTGACAGAATCTATAAGTATGTGCTTGATGATCAGATAAGAAGAGAGCTTGGATATATACTCTTCTCAAGTGCAGGTCTGCTTTCAGCACTCTATATTGGGGAGCTTTTCTTTGCAAAGATGCACAGTGAGTTTTCCTACGAGGTTGTTAAAATACTTGCATTCGGAGATGTTGCTCCATTTTTCTGGTTAGGTCTGGTGTTTGGGTTTATAATCCCGATGATTTTAGTAGGTGTAGCTACAGAGAAGAGAAAAGGTCAGTATGCTTTCCTTGGATCTCTGAGTGCTTTAATTGGTCTGTGGCTTATAAAACATGCATGGTTAATAGCACCACAATATTTACCACTAAGTTAATCAGGAGGGTTTTAGAATATGAGAACGAGCAGGAGAGATTTTTTAAAAGGTGTTGCCACTGTAATTGGTGGAGCAGCATTTGCTAAAGGTGTTGTTGAAAAAACTGTAAGTACAGCAAATGCCGGTGTTAAAGAAGATATAACATTCTTCCCTGAACATATAGATTACTATCCACCATTTGAGAAATGGAATGACTGGAAAGAGCCGGAAGGTGCATACTGGAAACAGAAAGGTGGTGCACTGAGAGATGGTGTGAAGATGATCAACTATATGATAGTTCCAACTGTGTGTAACAACTGTGAGGCTGCATGTGGTCTTACAGCGTGGATTGATAAGGACAATATGGTTATAAAGAAATTTATGGGTAACCCTTTCCACTCTGGAAGTAGGGGAAGAAACTGTGCAAAGGGTTATGCAACATTAGCACAGACATACGATCCTGATAGAATACCTTTCCCATTAAAAAGAGCTCCCGGATCTAAAAGGGGAGAAGGGAAATGGGTTAGAACTACATGGGATGAAGCGTTAGAAACAATAGGAAAAAGAATGAGGGAGACCCTGAAAAGGGCTATAAAGGAAGGAGATGAACTTGCTAAAAAGATGGTTATGTACCATGTTGGAAGACCGAACGAGTCAGGTGGTTTTACAGCGAGGGTAGTCTGGTCTTGGGGTGTTGATGGACATAACTCTCACACAAATATATGTTCAGCAGGTGGAAGACTGGGTGCTATAGCATGGAGTGGTGATGACAGACCTTCGCCTGATTTTGCAAACTCAAGACTTATATTCCTTTCTGCTTCACATGCAGCAGATGCAGGGCACTACTTCCAGCAGCATGCGGGATACATAGCTGATGCAAGGGCAAAAGGTGCAAAACTTGTTATAATGGATCCAAGACTTTCAAACTCTGCCGGAATGGCTGATCTTTGGCTTCCAGTATGGCCTGGAACAGAGGCTGCTGTTTATCTCTCAATGATAAGCAGGCTGCTTCAGGAAGATAAGTACAACAGAAAATTTATGGAAAGATGGGTAAACTGGAAAACATTTATAAAGGACAAAGAGTATCTTAACTACCTTCTAAAAGAGGGAAGAATATCAAAACTTCCTGAAGGTGAAACATTTGATGATTTTATAGCTGTTTTAAAGGATCTTTACAAAGATTACACATTTGAGTGGGCTGCTGAAGAGACAAAAGTTCCTATAGAGAGACTTGAAAAACTTTATGAGCTTATACTCTGGGCAGGAGACAGGATAACATCTTACTTCTGGAGAGCTCAGGCTGCAGGTAACAGAGGAGGATGGATGTCAGCAGGTAGGACAGGATACTTCCTCCTTGTTGTTACAGGCTCAATAGGTGGTGTTGGTGCAAATGGATGGCATCACTGGCATGTCCTCGGTGTTGGTGGAAAAGGTGGAAAGGCTACATTAAAGGAAAAGCCTGATCCTGTTGATGCCTGGAATGAGCTTTTATGGCCACCAGAATGGCCTTTATCAACATACGAACTTTCATTCCTGCTTCCACATCTTCTAACAGACGATCAGTGGAGAAAGAAATGGGCTGAAAGAGGCCTTAAGATACCTGACAAGCTTGATGTATGGATCTTTAAAATCTACAACCCTGTATGGATTAACCCTGATGGATTTAAATGGATAGAGGTTCTCAAAGATGAGAACAAGATGGGACTTACTGTAAACCTATCCCCAACGTGGTCTGAGACAAACTGGTTTGTTGATTATATACTTCCTGTTGGTCTGGCAGGTGAGAGACATGACAACCAGTCAGCTGAAACAAAACCTGAAAGATGGACGGCTTTCAGACAGCCTGTCTTAAGGGTGGCTCTCAAGAAGATGGGATGGGAACCTAAGGTTCCGTGGAGAGCAACACTTGAAGCCCATAAAAAGGTTGGACTCGGTGAGGTATGGGAGGAAAATGAGTTCTGGATAAATCTTGCATGGGCTATAGACCCTGATGGTGAGCTTGGAATAAGAAAGTTCTATGAATCAAAGAAAAATCCAGGAAAACCTGTAACTATAGAAGAGTGGTACGACGCAGCATTCGGAACACTTCCAAACCTCAAGAAAATCTGTGAAAAACTTGGAACATCTCCATATGAGTATATGAGAGATAGAGGGGCCTGGACTGAAGAGACAGATGTTTACAATGTTCATGAAAGGGAGATCCCTTACGATCCAGAGAAGGATGCATACAAATATAAAGGAAAATGGATACCAAGAAGCAAACTTGCTGTTGATCCTGACTCAGGAGCTGTTTATATAAAAGGACATGGAGATGAACTCCACTCTGAAAGACACACAATAGGTGTTATGAGAGATGGTAAACTCCTTAAAGGATTCCACACACCAACAGGTCTTTTAGAGTTCTACTCAAAAACATTTGTTGAGTGGAACTGGCCTGAGTACGCAATCCCTTATTATCCAAGAAACAGAGAGGAGAGAAAGAAACTTGTCCATGTTGTTACACATGTCCACCATGATTATATGACTGAGCCAAACGCATTTGTTCTCAACCCGATTTACAGACTTCCTTACAACATCCATACAAGGTCTGTTAACGCAAAATGGCTTATGGAGATATCACAGAACCACAACCCTGTCTGGATAAACGAGGCTGACGCTAAAAGACTCGGTATAAAGAGAGGAGATGCTATAAAACTCCGTGTAGTTGATACAGTGTCAGGTATAGAGGTTGGATACTTTGTGGGAATGGCAATACCTACACAGGCTACAAGACCGGGAGTTCTCGCATGTTCTCACCACTCAGGAAGATGGAGAGTTGTAGACACAGTAAAAGTGGATGGATTTAACCAGGAACTTGGATTTAACAGATACGGAACAGCTTTAGTTGAGATCCATAACTCCGGACCTGTCTGGGCTGCAAGATGGAAGTCAGGTGTTAGATCATTCAAGGTAGAGAGAAAACATGGAGATAAAAATCTGAAATGGCCATATCCAGAGTTTAACAAGGATATGAAAGAGGTATGGTGGAATGGTGCTTCAGGTGTATGGCAGAATGCTGTCTTCCCTGCAAACCCAGACCCACTTTCAGGAATGCACTGCTGGCATAAAAAGGTTCTTGTAGAAAAAGCAGGTCCTAACGATAAGATAGGAGATGTTGTTGTAAACACAGAAGCGACATTTAAGGTATATCAGGCATGGAGAGATCAGCTCACAAGACCAGCACCGGGTCCAAACGGTCTGAGAAGACCAAAGTGGTTCAAAAGACCTTGGTATCCACACACTGACAGTGCTTACAGAATGAAAAAATCACATTAATACAGGGGGTTTATCCCCCTTTTTTAGAGGTGGAAGATGGAAAAGTTTAATGAGCTACAGGCAAGAATAAATATGTACGGTTTCCTTTCAAGACTTCTCATTGAGGAGATAGACGCTGAAACATTAAGGAAGATCAAAAATAACGAGGAGATACTTGATCTATTCCCAAATACAAAACAGTGGGATCTTTTCTGGGAGAAAGACGAGAAAAAGCTTATAGAAGAGGATCTTAATGTTGATTTTACAACGGTGTTTTTACTTAATGTATATCCGTATGAATCGGTTTTTATACATGATGAAGGACATATAAATCCAACTGTAACGAATCCTACACTTATCTTTTACAGAGAACATGGGTATTCCATTGATCTGAATAAAACAAGAGCCCTCTCTCCTGATCACATAGCTGTTGAGATGGAATTTATGATGAACCTTATTCAGGAAGAGCTTGATTCTTTAAAAAAAGAGAATGAGAATGAAGCAAAAAGATTAAGAAATATACAGAAGAGATTCCTTGAAGAGCATCTTGGAAGCTGGGGACCTGTCTATCTTATGGCTGCAAGAGATATGGCTGAAACACCTTTTTACTACGATGTATGCCAGCTTGCACTTGATTTTATCCTCTCTGATTACGAGTACCTGGCTGAGGAGATGGAGGTTGTATAGCAATAGCAGGTAATAAAATGTAAGAGGATTTTGCGATGAGCCAGTTGAGAGTAAGTCTTAATTTCCATAACTGTACACATGTCTACTACAGGGACTCCTCATGCTCAAAATGTGTGGATGTCTGTCCTGTAAAAGATGCCATATATTTTGATGAGGGAAAATTAAAGATAGATGATGAAAAGTGTGTTAACTGTGGTGCCTGTTTTGGTATCTGTCCTACAGAAGCTTTCTCCGTTAATGGTTTCTCCCCAGAGAAATTACTGGATCATCTTGTAAAATCAGGAGAAACGGTTATAAGCTGTAGGGTTAATGTTCCATGTATAGCAGCCCTCGATTCCCAGTATCTTATATCTCTGGTTTTAAGATCTGAGAAAGACATTTTTCTTGATATATCAAGGTGTGATGAATGTGGTATATCATCATTAAAAGGAAGAATACAGGATATCGTAAATGAAACAAACTACTTCCTTGAATCAGCAGGTGTTGACAGAAAGGTTTTACTCAGCAGAGAGGATATACAGCTAAAAAGATCTGAAACTAAAGATAGAAGGGGATTTTTAAAAGATTTTGGTAAGATCTCAGCCGGTCTTGCATTCTGGGCTTTAATGCCTGAGATTGACCATGAAGAGAAGGAAGAGGAGGATTTTAAAAATATAGTTGAGGAAAAGGTTCTTCCTGAGAAAAGGAAGATTTTAATAAAAACATTAAAAAACTGTGGTGATGCCCTAGAAAATAGAGTTCTGGAAGTGGACAGGATCTCTTTCTGTTCTGATAAATGGATAGATAACAGGCTGTGTACAAACTGTTCAGTATGTTACAACATATGTCCAACAGGTGCTTTAAAACCTGGAAGAGACAGACTCCAGATACTTTTTGAACCTTCACTGTGCGTAAAATGTAAGATATGCCATGAGTCCTGTCCTGAGAACTGTCTTCATCTAGAGGAAAAGCTCAGCTTTGATACATTTCTAAATGGAATGAAAATTCTTGCTGAACATGTGATGATACCATGTGAAGAATGTCTTGTTCCTTTTTCATACAAAGGTGATTCAACGGTCTGCCCGCGGTGTAAACAGCTTGATGACGAGATAAGGGATCTTCTTAAAATAGGAGACTGATCTAATTAAGAATAATTATTAAAGGTTAGTAGTTGACAACCATGAATAATAACATATTTACTTATAATGGACATCTTAAATACATGAATATATATAAATATGTTTATTATAATAAATATATTCAGGAGGTAGCCCTATGAAAAAAGTAGTTGGTTTAGCAGCAGTTTTAAGCTCAGCGTTACTCACCACATCAGCTTTTGCAACCAATGGAGACAACATGATCGGTGTTTCTCCAGCTTCAAGAGCTATGGGTGGAATTGGTGTTGGTATGTGCGTAGGCCCTACAGATGCGATCTTCAGGAACCCAGCATGGCTCAGCAGAGAAAAAGGATTCAATGTTAGCTTTGGTGGGATATTATTTATGCCTCATGTGAAGGGAAGATCAAAGGGATACTTTGATACAGATCCTGCCAATCCAGGTGGAGTTGTTTCTACAGATACAGGGTATGTGACAAGTAAGGCTGATACATTCATGATTCCTGAGATAGCTATCACGAACCAGATAAGTGATAACGTGGTTATAGGTATAGGTGCGTATGGTGTTTCCGGAATGGGTGTTGATTACAGGGACAAAAATCTTGCCCTTGGACCTGATGGAAAGTATCATAACGGACTTGCAAAGATGCACACTACACTCCAGTTCATGAGAATAGTTCCTGCAGTAGGGTATAAAGTCAATGAAGCTCTCACGGTAGGTGGAGCATTACATCTCGCATGGGGATCTTTGGATCTTGGAGCTGAACTCGGTTATGACTCAGATGGAGATGGAATTCCTGATACATTCTTTAATGCTGGTGGTGGTCAGTCACAGTCCTACGGTATAGGAGCATCATTAGGGATAAACTTCAAACCAACTGAGAATATCTGTATTGGTGCTTCATACCAGTCTTCAGTAAAAATGACATATAAAAATGTTTTTGATTCAAATGGTGATGGAAAGTTTGAAGACCTTAAACTTGAGCAGCCTCAGGAGTTCGCTGTAGGTGTAGGTTACAGACCTGTTGAAACATTTAAGATAGGATTTGATGTTAGATGGATTAACTGGTCAGATGCTGATGGATATAAGCAGTTCAAATGGGAAGATCAGTGGGTATTTGCTGTAGGTGGAGAGTACAAGGTAACACCAAAACTTGCTTTAAGAGCAGGTTATAACTACGGAAAAACTCCTATAAAGAGTAAATCAAACCTGAATACAGCAAACGCAAACAACATTCCTGACTTTTCACAGCCATTCCCAGACTACAACGTAGAATGGTTTAACCTCATAGGATTCCCTGCTATAGCAGAACAGCATATAACTTTAGGTTTTGGGTATCAGTTTACAGAAAAGTTCACATTAAACATGTCTTATGTGAGAGCGTTTGAGAAAAAAGTTGAGTCTTCAGCAAGTGTGATGGCTTCAAAAGATCTTATAGCTGGAGCTAAAAATGCACAGGATTCTATAGGAATATCTTTAGACTGGCATTTTTAAGATAGACCATATCTGACGGAGGAGAAAATATGAAAAAGGCAGTGGCAGGATTTATATCCATACTTACAGTAGTTCAGATCTCATCTGCACAGGTGAAATTTATGGATCAGGAATATGCAAAACAGTTCTGTGATCTATGGAATCAGACAGGTGAGTTAACAGAAGGTTTATCAAAATGGTCTAAAAATACAGGAAATAAAGGATACAGAATTATCAGATTTTACAGACAGGACTGTGGAGGACCTGAAAAAGCTATAGAAGTCCACATAGCACCTAAGGACGGAAAAGCTGTCTGTATTTATGGTGGGAAAGCGACAGATCAGAAAGCTGATTTTCTGATGTTTGCGACAGATGAAAACTGGAAATCTCTTGCAAAAGGTGAATTTGGATTTATGGGAATGGGAATTATGTCAAAGATGACATTTGAAGGATCAAAATGGGAAGCTATGCAGAATATGGGTCCTTTCAAAGCCTTCCTTCTTAACCTTGATAAGGTTCAGCATACAATGGAATGTCCGTAGCTGTGAGCGTCTTCCACCTATCCTGGCGGGCTTTTGCCTGCCCTTTTTTATTTAAAAATTAAATAAATCTATAAAAATAATCTATTGGACTGATCACAGCTTGCTCATTTATTATCCATATACTAAAAAATTTTTGAAGGAAATAAAATGAAACAGATAATTCCAGGTCTTACAGTAACAGTTTTAATAGCTGTATTTTCAACATTTTTAGCTCAGACAGATTTTATAAAAGAGACCGTTAAGTTCAGTCCTCTCATAATAGCTATTTTGACAGGTGTTATCGTTGGAAATCTTTTCAAATTTTCTGAAAAGTTCAAGCCAGGCATTGTTTTTTCGCTTAAAAAGATACTCAGAACAGCCATAGTATTCTTAGGTTTTAGACTTACATTCCAGAATGTTGCAGAGGTTGGATTAGAGGGACTTATTGTTGACAGTATCATGCTTATAGGAACATTTCTTTTAGGTGTTTTTGTATCAACAAAGATATTTAAACTTGACAGCTCAATGGGTTATCTACTTGCTTCTGGAAGTTCTATATGTGGAGCTTCAGCTGTTCTAGCAACGGCACCTGTAGTAAAAGCACCTATGCATCACGCAGCAATGGCTGTTGCAACAGTAACAATTTTTGGAACATTATCTATGTTTTTATATCCAGTTGTTTATAAAGCAGGACTTCTTTTAGATTTTGATGATCTCCTTTACGGTCTGTTTACAGGTGCAACAGTTCACGAGGTTGCACAGGTTGTAGCCGCCGGTTTTGCCATATCAGATCCTGCAGGAAATACAGCAACAATAGCAAAGCTTACAAGGGTTATGATGCTTGCACCTCTACTTATAGTTTTAAGTTTTTACCTTGCGAAAAAGCATGCAACACATGGAGCTGGTGTAACACTTAGAGACATTCCCATACCTTACTTTGTTTTTGGATTTAT is a window of Persephonella marina EX-H1 DNA encoding:
- a CDS encoding YeiH family protein; amino-acid sequence: MKQIIPGLTVTVLIAVFSTFLAQTDFIKETVKFSPLIIAILTGVIVGNLFKFSEKFKPGIVFSLKKILRTAIVFLGFRLTFQNVAEVGLEGLIVDSIMLIGTFLLGVFVSTKIFKLDSSMGYLLASGSSICGASAVLATAPVVKAPMHHAAMAVATVTIFGTLSMFLYPVVYKAGLLLDFDDLLYGLFTGATVHEVAQVVAAGFAISDPAGNTATIAKLTRVMMLAPLLIVLSFYLAKKHATHGAGVTLRDIPIPYFVFGFIAMVGVNSTGFIPADITQKINVIDGFLLTVAMAAMGIETNINKMKGVGMKPIYVAFIMFLFLFFGGIAVVKVVHEIIG